Part of the Engystomops pustulosus chromosome 4, aEngPut4.maternal, whole genome shotgun sequence genome is shown below.
aaggacatttcataccccatcTGGTgaggctgctagtttaatgggccgagaggttccctttaaacaggtgTTGTTCCTAgtaagtgtatatatagtatatctgCAGATATCATATACCTATCttgatatatctatatataatgccCAGGTGATCTGAGGTGAGGGGGGTGATCTGCAATAACGAGTACAGCCACTATATACAGTAAGGCGCTCTGCCTGATACAatattatactccaccactagggggcatacATATCTGTCACACACTGTATCACTTTCCCCTTGCTGTTGGGGGCGCTGTCCTACATAGGAGCAGGTCTCAGTTGTTACCTCACAGCCGCCACCCCCCTTCATAACACACGCCTCATCACATCGCCCTCTGGCGGCCAGTAGCGGGACGCGCCCGGCTTGTCACGTGACAGGCGCTTCTTCCTCTCCGCAGCGCAGGACAGGACGTGACGTCCTACTTCCGGGAATCGTCCTCTGTGTGCAGCCGCCGGCACAAGAACCCTCCACTCATCATGGCTTCAAGGTTACTGTTCCGCAGCGCCGTCCGCGCTTTTACCAGAACCGGCGCCGTGCGGGCCGCTGCCCCGGCCAGGTATATGGCTGCTGGAGGTGAGTATGTCCATGATACAACCCAGATCCTGACATAACACACCCCCCCCATGCCAAGGTGTTATAGCCCTGCCATAGAGTATAACGTCAGCCGGGTGCAACCACCTGCAGTTTGGGGGGGATGTCAGTTGTGATATGTAGAATTTGACGTTTGCGTTTATACCTCCTTCATGTTGCTGCGGTCCATGATATAGCGGGGTTATGGTGAAGGTCAGGCCAGGCCCTGAGGAGTCTTATGtcttaggctctgttcacacctgcATTGGGTTAAACGGAGGGCCACAGGATGGAGACTTTAAGGCCCCATTGACGATAAgaagttgtttttatttttttttctatttttttttctcttactgtgtgcaggtgtgaacagagccttatcaCTGCAGTGAGAAATGGGATATATTTCTTACATATTTACTTTATGCATTAAATAATCTAACATGCATAAGAGGTAAATGAAGGGGAGTTTTGGACACCAGAACAATCACATAGTCAAATTCTCAAAGTCTATGTCACCACGGTACAAACGATTCAAAGTATGAATCGGTAGATGAAGGTTAAAGGGGCGTCCTCTTGGCCTCTGTCTCTTAAAGCCGCTTCCTTGATATGAAAGTACAGGGCACCCCAGTTCTTTTCATTGTAGGGAGGTTGCAGTTTTCATACGACTTCAAATGAGACAATTGTTGGGATAATGTAACAGTGGAATATCCCTTTAGCGCCTCAGTTTGGAACCTGCTACAATATGTCTACGAGACGCCATTACAATGCACTTTTAGGTTTTCTGACAAAGATTTTGATGGCCTAAAATCAGAGGTTTCTGCCCAGAATATTGGGAATGACATTGTTTCTTCTTCATGGGAGCGGACAGGGAcattgagggtgcagtcacacgttgcaatcAAAActacatcacaatcagctttgaggtggttttaggtgcagttttgtcaatttaacaggtggaaGACATGAaatgaacgagtgaatttgattttgcagGAGAaaactgctccacaaatgtcattcacctgtgcAGTTCATGTCTttaacctgttcaattgacaaaactgcacctaaaaccacctcaaagctgattgcgacgTGTGACCGTACCCTTAAAGTAGATTCCATGGCTTCCCATTTAGTTAAATTGGAGAGGGGTTTTGCCATGGATTCATCAGACAATGTAAACGAGCCTTTTCCTGCTTGTGTTTCTCCGTTAGTTATTGTGGTCCATGTGTCATTGGCGTTTGAGGTCCATTTTCACAGCAATGACCATAGGAAATTCAACCTTCAATTGAAGGTTTTACTGACCTCTAAAATCCACAAGAAAATCCTCATGTAACACGTGTGGATTATGATGTGGACTATTCTGAGGAGTGTGTATCTAGCTTTAGAGGTCGTCTCCCCTCACTCCAGAATATGAAGTGATACACAGTGACCTCTTCTGCCCCATAAAGGAGCAGGTTTGCTGTTTATCTGGTTTATGACTCTCTTCTAGTTATATGACAcactgtgtcctcaccctgcagGTATTCCCAGTGATGAGGAGCAGGCTACCGGCCTTGAGAAAGAAATTATGACTGCATTGAAACGTGGGGAGGTaagtcctagaccagtgatggcgaaccttttagagctggagtgcccaaacttcaactaaaagccacttatttattgcaaagtgccagcgcagcaatttaagcagtaatgtatttctcctttttctttgacaattttcaatcgttctgcctcctaaggacaccaacacagttgaaaggaggagggcaaattcacctatcattgtaggaagattctgcaggaaaattctttgagtcctgtctggtgaacttcatgctggggtgatggcctaggtgcccacagaaaggactccgagtgccgcctctggcaccagtgccataggttcgccaccactgtcctagacctTTCATATCGTGTCATGTGCTTCTGATTTTATTCAACAGGTTCCATTTACTCTTATTGAAGGCAACCTGCCTGATGCACTTACACTATGGGTAAAACAAAAACCATACTCGCCTGTAGAAGTCTGATCATGATCTTTACTGGAGTCAGCCttgggccccatgcacatgacctcAACGGTGCCTGTGACCTGGTGGCACTATTTGTGGTATATCATGGCTTCCATAGAGGTCTTTGGGACCCCGATCACCTAGCCAGGCGCCTACTTGGctttctatgaagaggggagggttgAGGAGCCCTCCACCACCTGGCCGTATCCTACGCCTGGGGTACAGCCCGGGTGGGCACAAAGCCATGTGCAAAGAGCCTTAATGTAAATATGGCAGACATCTGCACAATGTAGCTGCAGTGTTTGGTCAAGAACTGCTCATTACTTTCAATGATGTGTCGGTttagtggcagagcagggaccacgtcattagGGTAATATCACCATCTGTGCTTACATGGcgtttctacatctcccagggcttcccctgacAGAAGGCTCTATGTTATTCAATTAaatacagagcctctatccactgggCTATGGGATTACTGGTTGTCAATGGAATGTACGTGTTCTGTATGCGAGACAAAATAATGCATGCTGCATTTGTTTTCACTAAACCTCCCTCCTcaggttaaggctacattcacacgatgtatgcccgccgtacggctggcatacatcggcgctgcggagaggagcagggaatgAGCACggctcaaccccgcccctctccgtaggaatatacagcgcacggcaccgtattacgtggaaagataggacatgtcctatctttctacgggctacggagcagtacggtgccgcacgtgtgtgtagaagtgtatgggggacatatagacGTCCCCCATacgatcgtgtgaatgtagcctaattcttACCTAGGAACACtaggtgctgtgtgtgtatacagaaaGAGGTCACACTCTTGACCCATTCTCATACCAGTGGGTGCAATATTCTAGGTTTAAGGTCCAGGCCATCCTGGTAGAATGGTAATAAGTTGTTGGTTAATCCTAGATAATTCCTCCACATCTTTGATACTGGTTCCTGCTCTGATGACCCTGCTATAGAGTTATTAGAAACTGTGACCAGCCGACCACTGACAGACGATTTGTGTCCCGTGGAGGCTTTGGTTTTCGGCAGGTTTCCAGAGCAGCGCTCTAGCATGTACTCATTTTGAATCAGATGTTTGAATCCCTtatcataaaatgtttttttttttcttcaggatCCATACAACATGCTGAAGCCTAAGAATTACAAGGGTACCAAGGAAGATCCTCATATTGTCCCATCTGTGAATAATCAGAGGATTGTGGGCTGCATCTGTAAgtctaatttactgtatttttgtcTACAATGTGCCCCATGGATTGACAGATTTCcaaatactttaaccccttagtgcctgCCCAAACAGATTTCTCCTCCGgccactaaggggccttaggctacccGCCGCCCTAACCTAAGGTCTGCCACACCCCGCTCCCCTCCTGATTGTGTTTCAaagcgcaaccaaaatgccaggtgtgaacgtggcctcaggggctctacaaacacgtcttggcacctgaaaactatcctgccctacaaaagctcaatggctccttcccttccaggCCCCGCCATATGCCCtgacgggggaggggggggttacatccacatgtggggtgttctCTTACTGGCCAATATATTCTTAGATGCAttctctacttttattcagttactgtgggtaaattttgtggctaaatgaatgtattaatgataaatattagtgaattcctaatcgaaccttcattttgttagaatttctgtaaaatacataaagggttagtAAGCTTCCTACTTGCAGTTATGAATAATTTgaggggtgatatgtgggggtttctattaacagaacttccaaaacccctatagaaatgaaatggtccctaaaatagattctaaaattttctttctGCTGTTCagtttgtgatctttctagcgttgTAATAAAACAACATGGACACTTCTAAAACTacgcaacacaaagctgagatatggtgaaTTTTAGTAACTAATTTGTGTAGTAAGACCCAACTACCAGTTTGAAAAACAAatgttttgaagtttgaaaatggcaaaaattttttaaatgtttaccaaattcaccaaattttttatttttttcataaattcaaaatttatcaaccaaaattttccactaacatgaagttcaaaatgtcacagaaaaacaaactcaaagacAATTGGGTaaattaaagccttctaaagttttaACCGGAAAAAGTGACacctgctggttttgaaaaataggccttggtcactaaggggttaaattcagtGCATACGTGATGGTGACAGTTCTCACAAGAATAGATTATTGGACATGTTCCATCTCCGAGAAGGAATTGCACATTGTCCCTTCTTCACATGAACTTGCACTTGTCCCTGAGATGAGCCTATGTAGGTTTTCTGGTGTCCTCAGTGTATGGGACTTTCCCCCCATAAAATCCAATGGGGGCGGGGGCAACGGTGGCAATAAAAAGGTGCTTACCCTGCTCTGTGTCTCATGTTGTTTCTGTATGAGGAAGGTTATGAGGTTATCTAAGTGGAATAGACCATTTTTCTAGTTTTGGCTTTTGCTAATAGGAAACTGACTGATTTCCCCCTTGTGAACCTGACCTTTTAGGGGCAAAACTAATGCCAGAAAACATTTGGCGTTACTATGTTGTAGTATTATAATCTCTGCTCTGCCATTGTTTgtttcttcttctctcttctgctCTCATCATGATTTGTCTTTTTCCACCATAGGtgaggaggagaacaccgctgtaGTCTGGTTCTGGCTGCACAAGGGAGAGGCCCAGCGCTGCCCAAATTGTGGTGCCCATTACAAGCTTGTGCCTCAACACCACCACCACTAATGCACATTGCAGCTTCATGTCTGGCTTGTTGCTAGTTTGTGCTTTTACCTGATTCCAGTCTACTTTGTAATGTATTATATTCCTCTGTGGCTCGGGGCCATAAGAATACATGCACCCAGCCTTTACACCTTGTCTCCTCTCTTTATTCAGTCACATTATTAGGGTGCGTTTTTGAGGGGTCATACACTGATCCTGATACAACAAATGTACCTGTTCTTGAAGTCTACAATCACAATTGTCAGCCTTATTTCTTTGTTCTGGGTAGCTTGTTCAATCCGATATTGGTCAAGTGGATAATGCTGGGGTCTTCTTACAATCTGGTTTTAAATGCAAGTTAAACATAAACAGAAGACCCTGTGACCAAAGCTGCAATATGGGTTTCCTATCACTGGGAGCCCCACATGCCTCTACAATGTAGaggggtttaaagggaacctgtcaccacatttgcacttaTACAGTCAGTAGCAGGTTCCTATAAAGCTATTAACTGACGGACCCcctccttttagctaaaaattgttttgcccacgtaaatcaccttttatctattatcTGGCATCAGAAGGGACGTGTCCTGCttgtccagcccctcccatctactcctccgtGCCTAGTGTCTCCTTACTGGCAcagttcatatcatgtgaccagagtaaAATCATCTCGGGCCCTTTAGCTTCTTAGtactagcaaactgtaccccatgcatgtatctgaccatatgaggtcacagcagcctccatgcacttctacttctctctatcccccatggaggctgctgggatttcatgtaatcacatacatggtgtacagtttgctattcttggaAGGCTGAAGGTCCTGCGATGTCACTGGTCACGTTTCATGATTGAACCACAAGGCAcagtgtaaaaagattgacacaatatttcccatctgtacatagctttatactgtatgactgtagttgaatattagcagacggtcccgaAGTACAAGGAGGTAGAGCGGTGATTTAAAGACACAGAACTGtctgtcagaataatggggcgtggctcactggtatctctgactcttctccacTCTCAGGCTggcagagatgagtcagaaaagctaatttgcatatcaggaaaacatctgtaattaagatatagggccccactggcagctaattttaggttatATAGGGAGGTCTTGTAATtctttatcagcagacattgttagtcgggggtgggggtgggaggCAAGATctggttacaggtcctctttaaaggaatgaACATTCTGTTTAGTGTCTAGGGACTAATGGGGACAACGTGTGTGTAATGGGGGTCAgagaaattaaaggacatctactattagTTTACCCGATGGTAGATGTGTATCACTTGCCTCTCCATCCTGGTACCTCTTTCAGTTTTTCTTACAATGGCCAATTTTCcttaaaaattaactttattaCATATGTGAAAGAGCTCGAGTGGCTCTGCAGAGCAACTCACTGCTCTGCCGTAAAATAATTTGTTCTTGTGCCCTTGGCAActgcagctcattagcatatgtaATAAAGTTAATTTTTGAGGCTAATCGGCCATTGTAAGAAATAAGAAAAACTTCTGTCTAAAAGAGGTGGCAGGTAAaccaatggtagatgtcctttaatatgctAGAAATCAACCATTAATCACTTGGCCATTGTGTTTAGGAAATAAATGTTCAATATGATAAAGGAGCCAATGAGCAAAGTCGTCTGTGTACAGGAACAGAAGGAGGTTTGTGCATGTAGGGTATATACAATATAGTAAAGATTCAACATGTTTTCcaggtgaagaaaaaaaaaaaaaactacaaaatgaCAGTGTACAAGAAGCTTTTAGGATTTCAGCCATCTAAGTTGAGGTGACCTGTTGTCTGTATGATCACATCCCCAGAGGACAagacctcagtgggcccctttgcagttagCTCACATggtgacattaaaaattcagaaactaaaaccgtTTCCTGTTCCCTAAAGTATAACCTAGTTTATCATATAATACATCCCCTCCCTTACCCCCCATTGATTTATTAAGTACACCCATATGTGTgccaaacgcagacaaagcggtgcgtgtggcaccagcctaagaggTGCTGCAGGTGGTCAGGAGGGATATAATGTAGATCCGATGTATGCAGAACCACTGGGAGAAAGGGAACTCCACTACACAACCACCCCATGAGAAAAGAAACCATCTGGCTCCTTGTCATCACAGACTGGACTGATCTCACCATCATCTGCCGCCCAAACTAATCTGCACCATcctctaagggcgcgttcacatgtggcatttttgctgcatttttaaacgcaaatAGGATGGGCTTGGCCAAAAAAACagcatatgcatttccactgACACATACATATTTTAGAACGCGCAACACATGTAAGAAATGCAAAAGGTGGTGCTTGTTTCGTAACGCAGTTCTTTTGGTGGAAACCAAAAGGCAGGCATTTTGGCCGAGCCTTCCCAGTtttgatttttaaaatgcaatgtgtgaatgtgTCCTGAGACTGCGTTCAGTCCATATTCATACACTATGGttgaattgcatttagaaacacaattcaaacgcAGTGGGGAGGAGTTTAACCCAATCGTTTATGTGTTTACACCTAACTGCTTGCGACTGGGAATGAGAAGCATTTGTTTTGCATAGTTTACTGGTAATGGTCATTCCCAAATTTCCATTCCCTAtcgcatggtttttttttttgttatttttagaaGATCACCCTCCCCTGCGCATGGATtgcgtttgtaaacacaattTAATACATTCTTGTTACCACCAATTATCTAACCAGGGCTCCACCAAATATTTGCTGCTAAACAGGACGCCTTGATATTGTTCCAACTTGCCCTACACAAAAACCTTTTATTCAAAatgttatatgttgcaaaatgtcaaaaaagtggcaattctgaCATTTGGCAACACTCAAGAAAAATATgtagcaaaaaaagaaaatactttaTTTAATCAATACATAAAATGAACACCGGACTAAAGAAAAATGAAAACTATTaaaaaggggtaaaaaaaaataccccAAGCAGCCATAAGAGGACCTGGGACACCTGATAATGCCCCTTATCAGAAAGTCCCCTTGCAAAATCCAAACCTTCAACCCACTGTCAAGAATTGATAGATGACTAACAAGCCTCAGGTCCAATATACGGGCCGGTAGCAAACGTTACATAGTGCAGTGGAGGGAAGAAGGCAAagggtgccccacgcgtatcgccacgtaaagtggcttcctcaggggtctttGTCTGGTGTTCATTTTATGTATTGATaaagtattttcttttttgtttttcttgagTGTTGTCATAGGATTTGTGCATATGTCTAGCTTTTCATGGGACTTTTGAGATACCAGTGGTGGTCCTACTTTGGTATTGAGATTCTGACCTttggactattattattattatgatggggTTCACCAGCAGAGataactgtttttttattttgatcgggcattttagaATGCTGTAATacctacatgtttatgattttaaattttaggttttttataatctttttatttttccttttttttttgttactgtatttttagacacCTTAGGGTAGTTGAACCCTAGGGTGCCTGATCACTCCCaccatatactggaatactactgTTCCCCTCTCTTCATTCACCATTGACTGAAAGCTGAGCAAGACCATAACCTGTATAATCGGGACATATTACAGCCATCTGAATAAACTGATGGTCAAGATGCAGCCGCTCTTTTGTGTGTTTTGACTTTGTAGAATTTGtctgttaaagggcacctaccaccccgattctaccgataaaggtagaaggggtggtaggtggatgaatgggacgtgaggatagcccttttttgggctaatcctcacgtcccggctatcttttataaaactttattgccgggatatgtaaattttttttatgcggctactggggcgtggagtagccg
Proteins encoded:
- the COX5B gene encoding cytochrome c oxidase subunit 5B, mitochondrial; this encodes MASRLLFRSAVRAFTRTGAVRAAAPARYMAAGGIPSDEEQATGLEKEIMTALKRGEDPYNMLKPKNYKGTKEDPHIVPSVNNQRIVGCICEEENTAVVWFWLHKGEAQRCPNCGAHYKLVPQHHHH